A window from Mya arenaria isolate MELC-2E11 chromosome 9, ASM2691426v1 encodes these proteins:
- the LOC128203755 gene encoding uncharacterized protein LOC128203755 isoform X2 codes for MRQFVVLVLTVFGMDVVCVSGKSFHYLESAQKFGQDNLCKTYDQRQMLQRAILGKVCSSSDTGIINDDFIMYVVHTLCKDTGGWLADWVLKHVDMDGDGRVSHFEENMFYNDYELSPN; via the exons ATGAGACAGTTTGTCGTGTTGGTTCTGACTGTTTTCGGAATGGACGTTGTATGTGTATCAGGAAAGTCCTTCCACTATTT GGAAAGTGCCCAAAAGTTCGGACAAGACAACCTGTGCAAGACTTATGATCAGAGACAGATGCTCCAGAGGGCAATACTTGGCAAGGTCTGTTCATCATCTGACACAGGAATTATAAATG ATGACTTCATAATGTACGTAGTCCACACTCTATGCAAAGATACAGGTGGCTGGCTCGCTGATTGGGTGCTCAAACACGTTGATATGGATG gcGATGGACGGGTATCCCATTTTGAGGAAAATATGTTCTACAATGACTACGAGCTGTCACCAAACTAG
- the LOC128203755 gene encoding uncharacterized protein LOC128203755 isoform X1 codes for MKYVNNCFYLQIEHNMRQFVVLVLTVFGMDVVCVSGKSFHYLESAQKFGQDNLCKTYDQRQMLQRAILGKVCSSSDTGIINDDFIMYVVHTLCKDTGGWLADWVLKHVDMDGDGRVSHFEENMFYNDYELSPN; via the exons ATGAAGTatgttaacaattgtttttacttacaGATCGAACACAATATGAGACAGTTTGTCGTGTTGGTTCTGACTGTTTTCGGAATGGACGTTGTATGTGTATCAGGAAAGTCCTTCCACTATTT GGAAAGTGCCCAAAAGTTCGGACAAGACAACCTGTGCAAGACTTATGATCAGAGACAGATGCTCCAGAGGGCAATACTTGGCAAGGTCTGTTCATCATCTGACACAGGAATTATAAATG ATGACTTCATAATGTACGTAGTCCACACTCTATGCAAAGATACAGGTGGCTGGCTCGCTGATTGGGTGCTCAAACACGTTGATATGGATG gcGATGGACGGGTATCCCATTTTGAGGAAAATATGTTCTACAATGACTACGAGCTGTCACCAAACTAG